Proteins encoded together in one Pseudoroseomonas cervicalis window:
- a CDS encoding LysR family transcriptional regulator → MDNRAGEMQAVLLAADLGSFSAAGRRLGLTPSAVSRLVSRLEDRLGTPLLLRSTRALRPTAEGEIYLARARRLLAEIEETERLVAAGALPRGPLRVSATVGFGTQCLVPLLPVFLERYPGITLDLSLTDGLVDLMEERTDIALRAGALRDSALKARLVLRSRRVVVASPAYLARHGTPQVPQDLAAHNCLGFNFRHRAGGWPFRDPETGRLSTEATPGNLRANNGPTLRQLCLAGLGLARLARFHVQAEIDAGRLVPVLEEHNAEDVELIHALYIGHGHLAARIRAFIDFLVERMGGGAELR, encoded by the coding sequence ATGGACAACCGCGCGGGAGAGATGCAGGCGGTGCTGCTGGCGGCCGATCTCGGCAGCTTCTCGGCTGCCGGGCGGCGGCTGGGGCTGACGCCCTCGGCCGTCAGCCGGCTGGTCTCCCGGCTGGAGGACCGGCTCGGCACGCCGCTGCTGCTGCGCTCCACCCGTGCCCTGCGGCCGACGGCGGAGGGGGAGATCTACCTCGCCCGCGCCCGCCGCCTGCTGGCCGAGATCGAGGAGACCGAGCGGCTGGTGGCCGCCGGCGCCCTGCCGCGCGGCCCCTTGCGGGTCAGCGCCACGGTGGGCTTCGGCACGCAATGCCTGGTGCCGCTGCTGCCGGTCTTCCTGGAGCGCTATCCCGGCATCACCCTCGACCTGTCGCTGACCGACGGGCTGGTCGACCTGATGGAGGAGCGCACCGACATCGCGCTGCGGGCGGGCGCGCTGCGCGATTCGGCGCTGAAGGCGCGGCTGGTGCTGCGCTCCCGCCGCGTGGTGGTGGCATCGCCGGCCTATCTGGCGCGACACGGCACGCCGCAGGTGCCGCAGGACCTCGCCGCGCACAATTGCCTGGGCTTCAATTTCCGCCACCGCGCCGGCGGCTGGCCCTTCCGCGACCCGGAGACGGGGCGCCTCTCCACCGAGGCGACGCCGGGCAATCTCCGCGCCAACAACGGCCCGACGCTGCGGCAGCTCTGCCTGGCCGGGCTCGGCCTGGCGCGGCTGGCGCGCTTCCATGTGCAGGCCGAGATCGATGCCGGCCGGCTGGTGCCGGTGCTGGAGGAGCACAATGCCGAGGATGTCGAGCTGATCCACGCCCTCTATATCGGGCATGGGCATCTGGCGGCGCGCATCCGTGCCTTCATCGATTTCCTGGTCGAGCGCATGGGCGGCGGCGCCGAGCTGCGCTGA
- a CDS encoding MFS transporter codes for MPLAIFALTVAAYAIGTTEFVIVGLLPTVAADLDITLPLAGLIVSVYALGVTFGAPVLTALTGRLGRKALLLGLMALFVAGNSAAALAPDYPTLLAARVLSAFAHGVFFSVGATIAADLVPEDRRASAIAMMFMGLTVAIVTGVPLGTWIGQNFGWRATFWAVAGLGLVAFLAILLLLPARLRQAPPARLAEQLRVLGSARLLLVFGMTALGYGGTFVTFTYLSPLLQQVSGFGEGSVSLILVFYGLAIAAGNLAGGRLADRNPVRALSWLFALQAAVLALLTLTAPSPALALATLAALGFLSFANVPGLQLYVVQLARRHRPEAVDVASALNIAAFNLGIALGAWTGGQVVASPLGLGATPWVGAVLVALALGLTRWSSRLDKAVAA; via the coding sequence ATGCCTCTGGCCATTTTCGCGCTGACCGTCGCGGCCTATGCGATCGGCACGACGGAATTCGTCATTGTCGGCCTGCTGCCCACGGTGGCGGCCGATCTCGATATCACGCTTCCCCTCGCCGGGCTGATCGTCAGCGTCTATGCGCTGGGCGTCACCTTCGGCGCGCCGGTGCTGACGGCGCTGACCGGGCGGCTCGGCCGCAAGGCGCTGCTGCTCGGGCTGATGGCGCTGTTCGTCGCCGGCAACAGCGCCGCCGCCCTGGCGCCGGACTATCCCACCCTGCTGGCGGCGCGGGTGCTCTCCGCCTTCGCGCATGGCGTGTTCTTCTCGGTGGGAGCGACCATCGCCGCCGATCTGGTGCCAGAAGACCGGCGCGCCTCGGCCATCGCCATGATGTTCATGGGGCTGACGGTGGCGATCGTCACCGGCGTGCCGCTGGGCACCTGGATCGGCCAGAATTTCGGCTGGCGCGCCACCTTCTGGGCGGTGGCCGGGCTGGGGCTGGTGGCCTTCCTGGCCATCCTGCTGCTGCTGCCCGCGCGGCTGCGCCAGGCGCCGCCGGCGCGGCTGGCCGAGCAGCTGCGCGTGCTGGGCAGCGCCCGGCTGCTGCTGGTCTTCGGCATGACGGCGCTGGGCTATGGCGGCACCTTCGTCACCTTCACCTATCTCTCGCCGCTGCTGCAGCAGGTCAGCGGCTTCGGCGAGGGCAGTGTCAGCCTGATCCTGGTGTTCTACGGCCTGGCCATCGCAGCGGGCAACCTGGCCGGCGGAAGGCTGGCCGACCGCAACCCGGTGCGGGCGCTGAGCTGGCTGTTCGCGCTGCAGGCCGCGGTGCTGGCGCTGCTGACGCTGACCGCGCCCAGCCCGGCCCTGGCGCTGGCCACCCTCGCGGCGCTGGGCTTCCTGTCCTTCGCCAATGTGCCCGGCCTGCAGCTCTATGTCGTGCAGCTGGCGCGGCGGCACCGGCCGGAGGCGGTGGATGTCGCCTCGGCGCTGAACATCGCGGCCTTCAACCTCGGCATCGCGCTGGGCGCCTGGACCGGCGGGCAGGTGGTGGCCTCGCCGCTCGGCCTCGGGGCGACGCCCTGGGTCGGGGCGGTGCTGGTGGCGCTGGCGCTGGGGCTCACGCGGTGGTCGTCGCGGCTGGATAAGGCAGTGGCAGCCTAG
- a CDS encoding aldo/keto reductase encodes MSAQGAAIPALGLGTFRMPGPDVLRIVPAALAQGFRHLDTAQIYGNEAELGEAIAASGTPRGEIFLTTKVWVTNYAGAAFRASVEESLRKLRTDHVDLLLLHWPNEAVPLAEQIGALNAVRQAGLVRHIGVSNFSTALLAEARRLSDAPLVTNQVEYHPYLDQGPVLGALRQAGMALTAYYAMADGKVLQDPLLRDIAARHGRSVAQVVLRWLVQQPGVVALSKTARPERLAENAAIFDFALDAAEMAAIHALARPDGRIVSPEGLAPAWD; translated from the coding sequence GTGTCCGCGCAGGGCGCCGCCATTCCCGCGCTCGGCCTCGGCACTTTCCGCATGCCCGGCCCGGATGTGCTGCGCATCGTCCCGGCCGCCCTGGCGCAGGGTTTCCGGCATCTCGACACCGCGCAGATCTATGGCAACGAGGCCGAGCTGGGCGAGGCCATCGCCGCCTCCGGCACGCCGCGCGGCGAGATCTTCCTGACCACCAAGGTCTGGGTGACGAACTACGCCGGCGCCGCCTTCCGCGCCTCGGTCGAGGAGAGCCTGCGCAAGCTGCGCACCGACCATGTGGACCTGCTGCTGCTGCACTGGCCGAATGAGGCGGTGCCGCTGGCCGAGCAGATCGGCGCGCTGAACGCGGTGCGGCAGGCGGGGCTGGTGCGGCATATCGGCGTCAGCAATTTCTCCACCGCCCTGCTGGCCGAGGCGCGGCGCCTGTCCGACGCGCCGCTGGTCACCAACCAGGTCGAGTACCATCCCTATCTGGACCAGGGGCCGGTGCTGGGTGCGCTGCGCCAGGCCGGCATGGCGCTGACCGCCTATTACGCCATGGCCGATGGCAAGGTGCTGCAGGACCCGCTGCTGCGCGACATCGCCGCCCGCCATGGCCGCAGCGTGGCGCAGGTGGTGCTGCGCTGGCTGGTGCAGCAGCCCGGCGTGGTGGCGCTGAGCAAGACGGCGCGGCCCGAGCGCCTGGCCGAGAACGCCGCCATCTTCGACTTCGCTCTCGATGCGGCGGAGATGGCGGCGATCCATGCCCTGGCGCGGCCGGATGGCCGGATCGTCAGCCCCGAGGGGCTGGCGCCGGCCTGGGACTGA
- a CDS encoding ABC transporter permease has product MKAPRILLWLVGLLAILFLLTPVLAVLPLSFSAGSFLFYPLPGLSLRWYADFWASDFWLPALWNSLRVGAGAALVAGSLGTLAAFGLWRAPFPGKTLVMAVLLAPMVVPAIIVAVALLLAFGPLGLTNSFTGLVLGHAALGAPFVVVTVLASLQQFDAVQLRAAASCGASPSRAFWRVCLPQIMPGVAAGGVFAFATSLDEVAIALFIAGPAQRTLPRQMFSGLNDSISLTIMAAAMILVLISVLLLVAVTLLRRRQPH; this is encoded by the coding sequence ATGAAGGCGCCGCGCATCCTGCTCTGGCTGGTGGGGCTGCTCGCCATCCTGTTCCTGCTGACGCCGGTGCTGGCGGTGCTGCCGCTGTCCTTCTCCGCCGGCTCCTTCCTGTTCTATCCGCTGCCCGGCCTGTCGCTGCGCTGGTACGCCGATTTCTGGGCCTCGGATTTCTGGCTGCCGGCGCTGTGGAACAGCTTGCGCGTCGGCGCCGGCGCCGCGCTGGTGGCGGGCAGCCTGGGCACGCTGGCCGCCTTCGGCCTGTGGCGCGCCCCCTTCCCCGGCAAGACGCTGGTGATGGCGGTGCTGCTGGCGCCCATGGTGGTGCCGGCGATCATCGTCGCCGTCGCGCTGCTGCTGGCCTTCGGCCCGCTCGGCCTGACCAATTCCTTCACCGGCCTGGTGCTGGGCCATGCGGCGCTGGGCGCGCCCTTCGTGGTGGTCACCGTGCTGGCGTCGCTGCAGCAATTCGACGCGGTGCAGCTGCGCGCCGCGGCCTCCTGCGGCGCCTCGCCTTCGCGGGCCTTCTGGCGCGTCTGCCTGCCGCAGATCATGCCCGGCGTCGCCGCCGGCGGGGTCTTCGCCTTCGCCACCTCGCTGGACGAGGTGGCGATCGCGCTCTTCATCGCCGGCCCCGCCCAGCGCACCTTGCCGCGGCAGATGTTCTCCGGGCTGAACGATTCCATCAGCCTGACGATCATGGCCGCGGCGATGATCCTGGTGCTGATCTCGGTGCTGCTGCTGGTGGCGGTGACGCTGCTTCGCCGCCGCCAGCCGCACTAG
- a CDS encoding ABC transporter permease, translated as MQRRWMAAALVAPLLLFLLAVFVLPIGAFLLRAVQETDVAPVLPRSVAALSGWDGRALPGDAAHAALIEDLREARARDQESGAGSIARAAARLNADWPGFRSLLPMTARRAGSLEGNPREALRGISEDWASPGPWAAIRRAGGPYSDFNLLAVLDLKRDAAGAIGAAPEQERIFRAILWRTLWIGALATLICLAIGYPLAWLIATAPPRWAPWLLGGVLLPFWTSLIVRTAAWTVLLQREGVVNAALSALQLTAEPLPLLYNRGAVLLAMVHILLPFMVLPIYASLKALDWRLPRAALSLGATPLTAFLRVSLPLSLPGVGAGCLLVFIQALGFYVTPALLGGANDQMVPYFVAFYASRTVNWGMAAALSLLLLAAVALMVALYARLVGFGKVKTA; from the coding sequence GTGCAGAGACGCTGGATGGCGGCGGCGCTGGTGGCGCCGCTGCTGCTCTTCCTGCTGGCGGTGTTTGTGCTGCCGATCGGCGCCTTCCTGCTGCGCGCCGTGCAGGAGACGGATGTGGCGCCCGTTCTGCCGCGCAGCGTCGCCGCGCTGTCCGGCTGGGATGGCCGCGCTTTGCCGGGTGACGCCGCCCATGCCGCGCTGATCGAGGATCTGCGCGAGGCCCGCGCCCGCGACCAGGAAAGCGGCGCCGGCAGCATCGCCCGCGCCGCGGCGCGGCTGAACGCCGACTGGCCCGGCTTCCGCAGCCTGCTGCCGATGACCGCCCGCCGCGCCGGCAGCCTGGAGGGCAATCCGCGCGAGGCGCTGCGCGGCATCAGCGAGGACTGGGCGAGCCCTGGCCCCTGGGCCGCGATCCGCCGCGCCGGCGGGCCCTATTCCGATTTCAACCTGCTCGCCGTGCTGGACCTCAAGCGCGACGCGGCGGGCGCCATCGGCGCCGCCCCCGAGCAGGAAAGAATCTTCCGCGCCATCCTGTGGCGCACGCTGTGGATCGGCGCGCTGGCGACGCTGATCTGCCTGGCCATCGGCTATCCGCTGGCCTGGCTGATCGCGACCGCCCCGCCGCGCTGGGCGCCCTGGCTGCTGGGCGGCGTGCTGCTGCCCTTCTGGACCAGCCTGATCGTGCGCACCGCCGCCTGGACCGTGCTGCTGCAGCGGGAAGGCGTGGTGAATGCCGCCCTCTCCGCCCTGCAGCTCACGGCCGAGCCGCTGCCGCTGCTCTACAATCGCGGCGCCGTGCTGCTGGCCATGGTGCATATCCTGCTGCCCTTCATGGTGCTGCCCATCTATGCCAGCCTGAAGGCGCTGGACTGGCGGCTGCCGCGCGCGGCGCTGTCGCTCGGCGCCACGCCGCTCACCGCCTTCCTGCGCGTGTCGCTGCCGCTCTCCCTGCCGGGCGTCGGCGCCGGTTGCCTGCTGGTGTTCATCCAGGCGCTGGGCTTCTACGTCACGCCCGCGCTGCTGGGCGGCGCCAATGACCAGATGGTGCCCTATTTCGTGGCCTTCTACGCGTCCCGCACCGTCAATTGGGGCATGGCGGCGGCGCTGTCCCTGCTGCTGCTGGCCGCCGTCGCGCTGATGGTCGCGCTCTATGCCCGGCTGGTCGGCTTCGGCAAGGTGAAGACCGCATGA
- a CDS encoding ABC transporter substrate-binding protein, with protein MLRRQFGAVLALGATLLAGGAAAQQRDLTVVSWGGAYQDAQRDIFFRPFQQQTNTRLLEETWDGGVGVLRAKIQSGANNWDVVQVESEELLLGCEEGLFERMDFSAIGGRDHFIPQAVSDCGVGNILYSFVLAYDRARMPDGPRNWADFFDTTRFPGKRALRRGPKVTLEIALLADGVPPGEVYRVLGTPAGVDRAFRRLDALKPYIVWWERGSQPAQLLASGEVAMTNAYNGRITAANQNDGRNFGIAWANNLFTLDSWVIMKGSPNRQRALDFIRFVSQPQLQAQLPPRIPYGPTARGAQDGLPAEVLANLPTTPANAEGALQISDQFWLDNLDRLNQRFNNWVSR; from the coding sequence ATGCTGCGGAGACAATTCGGCGCCGTTCTGGCGCTTGGTGCCACCCTTCTGGCCGGCGGCGCCGCGGCCCAGCAGCGCGACCTCACGGTCGTCTCCTGGGGCGGCGCCTATCAGGACGCCCAGCGCGACATCTTCTTCCGGCCCTTCCAGCAGCAGACGAACACGCGCCTGCTGGAAGAGACCTGGGATGGCGGCGTCGGCGTGCTGCGCGCCAAGATCCAGTCCGGCGCCAACAACTGGGACGTCGTCCAGGTCGAGAGCGAGGAGCTGCTGCTCGGCTGCGAGGAAGGCCTGTTCGAGCGGATGGATTTCTCCGCCATCGGCGGGCGCGACCATTTCATCCCGCAGGCGGTCAGCGATTGCGGCGTCGGCAACATCCTCTACTCCTTCGTGCTGGCCTATGACCGCGCCCGCATGCCGGATGGCCCGCGCAACTGGGCGGATTTCTTCGACACCACCCGCTTCCCCGGCAAGCGCGCCCTGCGCCGCGGCCCGAAGGTGACACTGGAGATCGCGCTGCTGGCCGATGGCGTGCCGCCCGGCGAGGTCTATCGCGTGCTCGGCACCCCGGCCGGCGTCGACCGCGCCTTCCGCCGGCTGGACGCGCTGAAGCCGTATATCGTCTGGTGGGAGCGCGGCAGCCAGCCGGCGCAGCTGCTGGCCAGCGGCGAGGTCGCCATGACCAACGCCTATAATGGCCGCATCACCGCCGCCAACCAGAATGACGGGCGCAATTTCGGCATCGCCTGGGCCAACAACCTGTTCACCCTGGATTCCTGGGTGATCATGAAGGGCAGCCCGAACCGCCAGCGCGCGCTCGACTTCATCCGCTTCGTCAGCCAGCCGCAGCTGCAGGCCCAGCTGCCGCCGCGCATCCCCTATGGCCCGACGGCGCGCGGCGCGCAGGACGGGCTGCCGGCCGAGGTGCTGGCCAACCTGCCCACCACCCCGGCCAATGCCGAGGGCGCGCTGCAGATCAGCGACCAGTTCTGGCTCGACAATCTCGACCGGCTGAACCAGCGCTTCAACAACTGGGTGTCGCGGTAA
- a CDS encoding LrgB family protein: protein MVDLQEIWVYLARDPLAALTATLLAWMAGLKLAALCRWHPAANPVLFAVALLAAALLLTGIDYRSYFQGAQFVHFLLGPATVALAVPLYRQWQHVRSSALAALVATICGGLVAASVGVAIGLALHAAPEVTASLAPRSVTTPVAMGIAAQIGGLPGLTAAVVLASGVVGATLGPLTLNLARVRDWRARGLAMGTAAHGLGTARAISVNATAGAFSGLAMGLNALATALLLPLLWGLLFG from the coding sequence ATGGTCGACCTGCAGGAGATCTGGGTCTATCTGGCGCGCGACCCGCTGGCGGCGCTGACCGCCACGCTGCTGGCCTGGATGGCGGGGCTGAAGCTGGCCGCGCTGTGCCGCTGGCATCCGGCGGCCAATCCGGTGCTGTTCGCGGTGGCCCTCCTGGCGGCGGCCCTGCTGCTCACCGGCATCGACTACCGCAGCTACTTCCAGGGCGCGCAATTCGTGCATTTCCTGCTCGGCCCGGCGACGGTGGCGCTGGCCGTGCCGCTCTACCGGCAATGGCAGCATGTGCGCAGCTCCGCCCTGGCGGCGCTGGTGGCGACCATCTGCGGCGGGCTGGTGGCGGCCTCGGTCGGGGTGGCGATCGGCCTCGCCCTGCACGCCGCCCCCGAGGTGACGGCGAGTCTGGCGCCGCGCTCCGTCACCACCCCCGTCGCCATGGGCATCGCCGCGCAGATCGGCGGCCTGCCGGGGCTGACCGCGGCGGTGGTGCTGGCCTCCGGCGTGGTCGGCGCCACGCTCGGGCCGCTGACGCTGAACCTGGCCCGGGTGCGGGACTGGCGCGCCCGCGGCCTGGCCATGGGCACGGCGGCGCATGGGCTCGGCACGGCGCGGGCCATCTCGGTCAATGCCACGGCCGGCGCCTTCAGCGGGCTGGCCATGGGGCTGAACGCGCTGGCCACCGCCCTGCTGCTGCCGCTGCTCTGGGGGCTGCTCTTCGGCTGA
- a CDS encoding CidA/LrgA family protein encodes MIRGLTLLLLCQLCGEVAARALHLPVPGPVIGMALLFAGLLLRDRLRDDGAEPEAPGAPGLGQTADTLLTHLGLLFVPAGVGVVVYLPQLARDWAPLSLAVLAGTLAGIGFTGWFAERLMRRHG; translated from the coding sequence ATGATCCGCGGCCTGACCCTCCTGCTGCTCTGCCAGCTCTGCGGCGAGGTCGCCGCCCGCGCCCTGCATCTGCCGGTGCCGGGGCCGGTGATCGGCATGGCGCTGCTCTTCGCGGGCCTGCTGCTGCGCGACCGGCTGCGCGACGATGGCGCCGAGCCCGAGGCGCCCGGCGCCCCCGGCCTCGGCCAGACCGCCGACACGCTGCTGACCCATCTCGGCCTGCTCTTCGTGCCGGCCGGGGTCGGGGTCGTGGTCTACCTGCCGCAGCTGGCGCGCGACTGGGCGCCGCTCTCGCTGGCCGTGCTGGCCGGCACGCTGGCCGGCATCGGCTTCACCGGCTGGTTCGCCGAGCGGCTGATGCGGAGGCATGGCTGA
- a CDS encoding CaiB/BaiF CoA-transferase family protein: MDPAGARPESGEGAAPRLPLAGLRVLELGHYIAGPFATRLLADMGAEVVKVEPPEGDPIRGWGSRHNGHPVWFSIHGRNKLSVTLDLKDPRDQARLKGLAARADALVENFRPGYLERIGLGPAVLHGVNPRLVIARISGYGQDGPYRDKPAFGAIGEAMGGLRHLTANPGQTELPPPRCGISISDDLAGMYAAMAVVSACWGRDAGQADGAGRIIDINLVDSVVSLMEGMLPEYGLTGRIRQPAGAAIPTAAPTNTYPCADGKWLCVAGNSDLIFRRLMAAIGRPELAADPLMADNAGRCAHAAELDAAIAAWTRTLPAKAAQDILEGAEVPCSRLYDIKDIAEDPHFRARGTVMAVQDPLIGNVLHPAAPFRFDGVAPEDMVRWTGPAAGAHNRQVFQDWLGEG; this comes from the coding sequence GTGGATCCAGCCGGTGCGCGTCCGGAGAGCGGGGAGGGCGCCGCGCCGCGCCTGCCGCTGGCCGGGCTGCGCGTGCTGGAGCTGGGCCACTACATCGCCGGCCCCTTCGCCACCCGCCTGCTGGCCGATATGGGCGCCGAGGTGGTGAAGGTGGAGCCGCCGGAGGGCGACCCGATCCGCGGCTGGGGCAGCCGGCACAACGGCCATCCGGTGTGGTTCAGCATCCATGGCCGCAACAAGCTGTCGGTGACGCTGGACCTGAAGGACCCGCGCGACCAGGCGCGGCTGAAGGGCCTGGCCGCCCGCGCCGACGCGCTGGTCGAGAATTTCCGGCCCGGCTATCTGGAGCGCATCGGCCTCGGCCCCGCGGTGCTGCATGGCGTCAATCCGCGGCTCGTGATCGCCCGTATCTCCGGCTACGGCCAGGACGGGCCGTATCGCGACAAGCCGGCCTTCGGCGCCATTGGCGAGGCGATGGGGGGCCTGCGGCACCTGACCGCCAATCCCGGCCAGACCGAGCTGCCGCCGCCGCGCTGCGGCATCTCCATCAGCGACGATCTGGCGGGCATGTATGCGGCGATGGCCGTGGTCTCCGCCTGCTGGGGGCGCGATGCCGGGCAGGCGGACGGGGCTGGCCGCATCATCGACATCAACCTGGTCGACAGCGTGGTCAGCCTGATGGAGGGCATGCTTCCCGAATACGGGCTGACGGGCCGGATCCGCCAGCCGGCCGGCGCCGCCATCCCGACCGCGGCACCCACCAACACCTATCCCTGCGCCGATGGCAAATGGCTCTGCGTCGCTGGCAATTCGGATCTGATCTTCCGCCGGCTGATGGCGGCGATCGGCCGGCCGGAGCTCGCCGCCGATCCGCTCATGGCCGACAATGCCGGCCGCTGCGCCCATGCGGCGGAGCTGGATGCGGCGATCGCCGCCTGGACCCGCACCCTGCCGGCGAAGGCGGCGCAGGACATCCTGGAAGGCGCCGAGGTGCCGTGCTCGCGCCTCTATGACATCAAGGACATCGCCGAGGACCCGCATTTCCGCGCCCGCGGCACGGTGATGGCGGTACAGGACCCGCTGATCGGGAATGTGCTGCACCCGGCCGCGCCCTTCCGCTTCGACGGGGTGGCGCCGGAGGACATGGTGCGCTGGACGGGACCGGCCGCGGGGGCGCACAACAGGCAGGTGTTCCAGGACTGGCTGGGGGAGGGCTGA
- a CDS encoding hydroxymethylglutaryl-CoA lyase — protein MAESVTISEVAPRDGLQSIGPFVPTERKIAMVRALYEAGVRRMEVGSFVSPRHVPQMADTAEVLAAAKALPGLECTVLVPNRKGFDLAMAAGADRLGFFMSVTESHNRANLNRGRAESLAELSELVREGGRQGVAMRFNLSCAFHCPFEGVVPVRDALDVIEQVFALDLGMEIGVADTTGNAAPDQVGELFRHTVASWENPWAYHGHDTYGMGVANALAAYQAGVRVFDGAAGGLGGCPFAPGATGNTATEDLVWMFHRMGAETGVDFDRLLLAADLCASVPGGTPGGHLRQVPAVRPQRAAA, from the coding sequence ATGGCCGAGAGCGTCACCATCAGCGAGGTCGCGCCGCGCGACGGGCTGCAATCCATCGGCCCCTTCGTGCCGACCGAGCGCAAGATCGCCATGGTCCGCGCGCTGTATGAGGCGGGGGTGCGGCGGATGGAGGTGGGCAGCTTCGTCAGCCCGCGCCATGTGCCGCAGATGGCCGACACGGCCGAGGTGCTGGCCGCCGCCAAGGCGCTGCCGGGCCTCGAATGCACCGTGCTGGTGCCGAACCGCAAGGGCTTCGACCTGGCCATGGCGGCGGGCGCCGACCGGCTGGGCTTCTTCATGTCGGTCACCGAATCGCACAACCGCGCCAATCTGAACCGCGGCCGCGCCGAGAGCCTGGCCGAGCTGTCCGAACTGGTGCGCGAGGGCGGGCGGCAGGGTGTGGCGATGCGCTTCAACCTGTCCTGCGCCTTCCACTGCCCCTTCGAGGGGGTGGTGCCGGTGCGCGACGCGCTGGATGTGATCGAGCAGGTCTTCGCCCTCGATCTCGGCATGGAGATCGGCGTCGCCGACACCACCGGCAATGCGGCGCCGGACCAGGTGGGGGAATTGTTCCGCCACACCGTGGCCTCCTGGGAGAATCCCTGGGCCTATCACGGCCATGACACCTACGGCATGGGCGTGGCCAATGCGCTGGCCGCCTACCAGGCGGGGGTGCGGGTGTTCGACGGCGCGGCGGGCGGCCTCGGCGGCTGCCCCTTCGCCCCCGGCGCCACCGGCAACACCGCGACCGAGGATCTGGTGTGGATGTTCCACCGCATGGGGGCGGAGACCGGGGTGGATTTCGACCGGCTGCTGCTGGCCGCCGATCTCTGCGCCAGCGTGCCGGGCGGCACGCCGGGCGGGCATCTGCGCCAGGTGCCGGCGGTGCGGCCGCAGCGCGCGGCGGCCTGA
- a CDS encoding CHAP domain-containing protein, whose protein sequence is MGIGGGVAWLRPFMLLGLLLLAACGGGGAAPRGPVLGADALREPVTCVPYARARSGVDLRGDAWQWWDAAAGSYERGGAPRPGSVLVLARSGRMRDGHLAVVSRVVSAREIRVDHANWASGSLKGRIMRDQPVLDVSARNDWSVVKVWYPPSGAYGVTAYPAAGFVHARSQWAAR, encoded by the coding sequence ATGGGGATCGGAGGGGGGGTCGCCTGGCTGCGGCCGTTCATGCTGCTGGGCTTGCTGCTGCTGGCGGCCTGCGGCGGTGGCGGTGCCGCGCCGCGCGGCCCGGTGCTGGGGGCGGATGCGCTGCGCGAGCCGGTGACCTGCGTGCCCTATGCGCGGGCGCGCTCCGGCGTCGATCTGCGCGGCGATGCCTGGCAATGGTGGGACGCCGCCGCCGGCAGCTATGAGCGCGGCGGCGCGCCGCGCCCGGGCAGCGTGCTGGTGCTGGCCCGCAGCGGCCGCATGCGCGATGGCCACCTGGCCGTGGTCAGCCGCGTCGTGTCCGCGCGCGAGATCCGGGTGGACCACGCCAACTGGGCCAGCGGCAGCCTGAAGGGCCGCATCATGCGCGACCAGCCGGTGCTCGACGTTTCGGCCCGCAATGACTGGTCGGTGGTGAAGGTCTGGTACCCGCCGAGCGGCGCCTATGGCGTCACCGCCTATCCGGCGGCGGGCTTCGTGCATGCCCGCTCGCAATGGGCGGCGCGCTGA
- a CDS encoding tripartite tricarboxylate transporter substrate binding protein, with product MTLHRRSLLALGATALGGAALAAPRLARAQAQAPAAPAWPDRPLRLVVPFPAGSTPDLLGRLLAPHYSSALGQPCVVDNRAGAGGNIGTDMVAKATDGHTFGLTINGPLATARALYPNLPYDPQKDLAPVSWLARAGQVLVVHPELPVRSFQDFVEHARKQPGLLTYGSVGPGSGGHLAMVDIVSRTGIQLEHVTYRGFPQAVLDLVAGRISAVILTVAGILPQIREEKVRALAVTSERRLPLLPRVPTLIEAGLPGATSYAWNALVAPASMPAPHIERLAAEAKAALASQQVRQAMDTAGFEIVGSGPRELAAWVAEETARWGGMIEKLGIRADG from the coding sequence GTGACACTGCATCGCCGCTCGCTGCTTGCCCTCGGCGCCACGGCGCTGGGCGGCGCCGCCCTGGCCGCGCCGCGCCTGGCGCGGGCCCAGGCCCAGGCCCCGGCCGCCCCCGCCTGGCCGGACCGGCCGCTGCGGCTGGTGGTGCCCTTCCCGGCGGGCTCCACCCCGGACCTGCTGGGCCGGCTGCTGGCGCCGCATTACAGCAGCGCGCTCGGCCAGCCCTGCGTGGTCGACAACCGCGCCGGCGCCGGCGGCAATATCGGCACCGACATGGTGGCCAAGGCCACCGACGGCCACACTTTCGGCCTGACCATCAACGGGCCGCTGGCCACCGCCCGCGCGCTGTATCCGAACCTGCCCTACGACCCGCAGAAGGACCTGGCGCCGGTCTCCTGGCTGGCGCGCGCCGGGCAGGTGCTGGTGGTGCATCCGGAACTGCCGGTGCGCAGCTTCCAGGATTTCGTCGAGCATGCCCGCAAGCAGCCCGGCCTGCTGACCTATGGCTCGGTGGGGCCCGGCTCGGGCGGGCATCTGGCGATGGTCGACATCGTCAGCCGCACCGGCATCCAGCTGGAGCACGTCACCTATCGCGGCTTCCCCCAGGCGGTGCTGGACCTGGTGGCGGGGCGCATCAGCGCCGTCATCCTGACCGTCGCCGGCATCCTGCCGCAGATCCGCGAGGAGAAGGTGCGGGCGCTCGCCGTCACCTCGGAGCGGCGCCTGCCGCTGCTGCCGCGGGTGCCGACGCTGATCGAGGCCGGGCTGCCCGGCGCCACCTCCTATGCCTGGAACGCCCTGGTGGCGCCGGCCTCCATGCCGGCGCCGCATATCGAGCGGCTGGCCGCCGAGGCCAAGGCGGCGCTGGCCAGCCAGCAGGTGCGCCAGGCCATGGACACCGCCGGCTTCGAGATCGTCGGCAGCGGCCCGCGCGAACTGGCCGCCTGGGTGGCCGAGGAGACGGCGCGCTGGGGCGGCATGATCGAGAAGCTCGGCATCCGCGCCGATGGCTGA